In Halapricum desulfuricans, a single window of DNA contains:
- the moaC gene encoding cyclic pyranopterin monophosphate synthase MoaC yields MGDTDEQGGELTHTDESGEAQMVDVGDKPDSERRAVARGTIHLQASTVAAIRSNELEKGDVLATARVGAIQAVKHTWETIPMCHQIPITNVETDFELDETEVTLTVTVETTGKTGCEMEALEGVTTGLNVVWDMVKAAEKDGAGQYPDTAIDDVRVIAKEKQTR; encoded by the coding sequence ATGGGTGACACGGACGAGCAGGGCGGGGAGTTGACACATACCGACGAGTCGGGCGAGGCACAGATGGTCGACGTCGGTGACAAGCCCGACAGCGAGCGCCGGGCGGTCGCCCGCGGGACGATCCACCTGCAGGCGTCGACGGTCGCCGCGATCCGGTCGAACGAACTCGAGAAGGGTGACGTGCTTGCGACCGCTCGGGTGGGCGCGATTCAGGCCGTCAAACACACCTGGGAGACGATCCCGATGTGCCATCAGATCCCGATCACGAACGTCGAGACGGACTTCGAACTCGACGAGACCGAGGTGACGCTGACCGTCACCGTCGAAACGACCGGCAAGACCGGCTGCGAGATGGAAGCGCTGGAGGGCGTCACGACCGGGCTGAACGTCGTCTGGGACATGGTCAAAGCCGCCGAGAAAGACGGGGCCGGCCAGTACCCCGACACCGCGATCGACGACGTGCGCGTCATCGCGAAGGAAAAACAGACTCGGTAG